Proteins encoded by one window of Clostridium cagae:
- a CDS encoding sugar O-acetyltransferase, translating into MTEKEKMLNGDLYLALGEELFSERQHAKEVIFEFNSLHPSDVEKRNELISKLFGYVGENFYIEPPFRCDYGYNIHWGENSYVNYNCTILDCAKVTIGKNVLIGPNVNIFTAGHPLSPSQRISGLEYAHSIEIGDGAWIGGGTTINPGVKIGRNAVIGSGSVVTKDIPDNAVAVGNPCRVIRIIDEE; encoded by the coding sequence ATGACTGAAAAAGAAAAAATGTTAAATGGAGACTTATATTTAGCTCTTGGAGAAGAACTATTTTCTGAAAGACAACATGCTAAAGAAGTGATTTTTGAATTCAACTCATTACACCCAAGTGACGTAGAAAAGAGAAATGAATTGATTTCAAAGTTATTTGGATATGTAGGTGAAAATTTTTATATAGAACCACCTTTTAGATGTGACTATGGATACAATATTCATTGGGGTGAAAATTCTTATGTAAATTATAATTGCACAATATTAGATTGTGCTAAAGTAACAATAGGAAAGAATGTACTTATAGGTCCTAATGTGAATATTTTCACAGCAGGACATCCATTATCACCTTCACAAAGAATTTCAGGATTAGAGTATGCACATTCTATTGAAATAGGAGATGGAGCTTGGATTGGTGGAGGAACAACTATAAATCCAGGAGTTAAAATAGGGAGAAATGCAGTAATTGGATCAGGAAGTGTCGTTACAAAGGATATTCCAGATAATGCAGTAGCTGTAGGAAATCCTTGTAGAGTTATAAGAATTATAGATGAAGAATAA
- a CDS encoding AraC family transcriptional regulator, translating into MIKDNCKEKREHGNFLLPLGIYNVSLGNIEKSIIAHWHNEIELILVLSGEFNLKINADSYTCKDGDIILINSGSLHYFSTKENESSTWNSIVFNMDQLNSNILDNCSVNFITPIINNEFKLPVIIHKDSLINNELKCIILNIIDTYNSKYYGFELEIKSLIFKYFSLLFKFNLVKKKTNNTCLNEEKIEKIKIVLEYIQENYNKEIDINRLSAICHYNQSHFMRFFKKHTGKTCIQFIKNYRLEKAANLISNTDLSITEISLEVGFTNISYFIRSFKEKYNTTPKGFKTRL; encoded by the coding sequence ATGATAAAAGATAATTGTAAAGAAAAAAGAGAGCATGGTAATTTTTTACTACCTCTAGGCATATATAATGTTTCCTTAGGTAATATTGAAAAATCAATAATAGCACATTGGCATAATGAAATAGAATTAATTTTAGTTTTATCTGGAGAGTTTAATTTAAAAATCAATGCAGATTCTTATACTTGTAAAGACGGCGATATAATCTTAATAAACAGTGGATCTCTTCATTATTTTAGTACTAAAGAAAATGAATCTAGCACTTGGAATTCTATTGTTTTTAATATGGATCAATTAAACAGTAATATTCTTGATAATTGTTCAGTTAATTTCATAACGCCTATAATAAATAACGAATTTAAACTGCCTGTAATTATTCATAAGGATTCTCTTATTAATAATGAATTAAAATGTATAATATTAAATATTATTGATACCTATAATTCAAAGTACTATGGCTTTGAACTAGAAATTAAGTCATTAATCTTCAAATACTTTTCTCTTCTATTTAAATTTAATTTGGTAAAAAAGAAAACAAATAATACATGTTTAAATGAGGAGAAAATTGAAAAAATTAAAATTGTACTTGAATATATACAAGAAAACTATAATAAAGAGATAGATATTAATAGACTTTCAGCTATATGCCATTATAATCAATCTCACTTTATGAGATTTTTTAAAAAACATACTGGGAAAACATGCATTCAATTTATAAAAAATTATAGATTAGAAAAAGCTGCAAATTTAATTTCAAATACTGATTTATCTATAACTGAAATTTCATTGGAAGTTGGCTTTACTAATATATCCTATTTTATTCGAAGTTTTAAAGAAAAATATAATACAACTCCTAAAGGATTCAAAACAAGGCTTTAA
- a CDS encoding zinc ribbon domain-containing protein: MEKRQYVCSKCGCNKYESDQFQATGGNFAKIFDIQNKKFITISCSQCGYTELYKANTKGGWNVLDFLMS, encoded by the coding sequence ATGGAAAAACGTCAATATGTTTGTTCAAAATGCGGATGTAATAAATATGAGAGTGATCAATTTCAAGCAACTGGTGGAAACTTTGCTAAGATATTCGATATTCAGAATAAGAAGTTTATTACAATATCCTGTTCTCAATGTGGTTATACAGAATTGTACAAGGCCAATACAAAGGGCGGATGGAATGTATTAGATTTTCTAATGAGTTAA
- a CDS encoding TM1266 family iron-only hydrogenase system putative regulator codes for MDTRIALIGIMVQDTTATEKINTILHDYNKYIIGRMGLPYKEKNLAIISIVVDASNDVISSLSGKLGMLKGINVKTMYSKTN; via the coding sequence ATGGATACAAGAATTGCTTTAATAGGCATAATGGTTCAAGATACAACTGCAACTGAAAAAATAAATACTATTTTACATGATTATAATAAATATATAATTGGAAGAATGGGACTTCCTTACAAGGAAAAAAATCTTGCCATTATAAGTATTGTAGTTGATGCTAGTAATGATGTTATAAGTTCATTATCCGGTAAATTAGGTATGCTTAAAGGCATAAACGTAAAAACCATGTATTCAAAAACAAATTAA
- the hydG gene encoding [FeFe] hydrogenase H-cluster radical SAM maturase HydG: MYNVKSSLATEFINNEEILETLKFAEENKRNKVLINEILEKAKEFKGLSHREAAILLECDLEEEIEKIHDLAKEIKQKFYGNRIVMFAPLYLSNYCVNGCTYCPYHHQNKHISRKKLTQEEIKREVIALQDMGHKRLALETGEDPINNPIEYVLESIKTIYSIKHKNGAIRRANVNIAATTVENYKKLKEAGIGTYILFQETYNKEAYEKLHPTGPKHDYAYHTEAMDRAMDGGIDDVGCGVLFGLNLYRYDFVGLLMHAEHLEAAKGVGPHTISVPRIRPADDINPEDFTNAISDELLEKIVAILRITVPYTGIIVSTRESQEAREKLLKVGVSQLSGGSCTSVGGYVEKEKEDDNSAQFDISDNRKLDEIVNWLLEMGHIPSFCTACYREGRTGDRFMSLVKSGQIANCCQPNALMTLKEYLEDYASKETKVNGEKVIAGEINRIPSDKVKEVVIKHLEELNEGKRDFRF, encoded by the coding sequence ATGTATAATGTAAAATCAAGCTTAGCAACTGAATTTATTAATAATGAGGAGATTTTAGAAACTCTTAAGTTTGCAGAAGAAAATAAGAGAAATAAAGTTTTAATTAATGAAATTTTAGAAAAGGCAAAAGAATTTAAAGGCCTTTCTCATAGAGAAGCTGCCATACTACTTGAATGTGATTTAGAGGAAGAAATAGAAAAAATACATGATTTGGCTAAAGAGATAAAACAAAAATTTTATGGAAATAGAATTGTTATGTTTGCACCTCTTTATTTATCAAATTATTGTGTGAATGGATGTACTTATTGTCCATACCATCATCAAAATAAACATATAAGTAGAAAAAAATTAACTCAAGAAGAAATTAAGAGAGAAGTCATTGCTCTTCAAGATATGGGACATAAAAGACTTGCTTTAGAAACTGGAGAAGATCCTATTAATAATCCAATAGAATATGTTCTTGAAAGTATAAAAACTATTTATAGCATAAAACATAAAAATGGAGCTATAAGAAGAGCGAATGTTAATATAGCAGCTACAACAGTTGAAAACTATAAAAAACTTAAAGAAGCTGGAATTGGAACATATATTTTATTCCAAGAAACTTATAACAAAGAAGCTTATGAAAAACTTCACCCAACTGGTCCAAAACATGATTATGCTTATCATACAGAAGCTATGGATAGAGCTATGGATGGTGGAATTGATGATGTTGGATGTGGTGTTTTATTTGGATTAAATCTTTATAGATATGACTTTGTTGGTCTATTAATGCATGCTGAACATTTAGAAGCTGCTAAAGGAGTTGGCCCTCATACTATAAGTGTTCCTAGAATAAGACCTGCTGATGATATAAATCCTGAAGATTTTACAAATGCAATTTCAGATGAATTATTAGAAAAAATAGTGGCTATTTTACGAATTACAGTACCATATACAGGGATTATTGTTTCTACAAGAGAATCTCAAGAAGCAAGAGAAAAACTTTTAAAAGTTGGTGTTTCACAATTAAGTGGTGGTTCTTGTACAAGCGTTGGTGGATACGTTGAAAAAGAAAAAGAAGATGATAATTCTGCTCAATTTGATATAAGCGATAATAGAAAACTAGATGAAATAGTTAATTGGTTACTAGAAATGGGACACATTCCAAGTTTCTGTACCGCTTGTTATAGAGAAGGAAGAACTGGAGATAGATTTATGAGTCTTGTTAAGTCTGGCCAAATAGCTAACTGCTGCCAGCCAAATGCTTTAATGACTTTAAAAGAATATTTAGAAGATTATGCTTCTAAAGAAACAAAAGTAAACGGTGAAAAAGTCATTGCAGGTGAGATAAACAGAATTCCAAGTGATAAAGTTAAAGAGGTCGTAATTAAACATTTAGAAGAATTAAATGAAGGTAAACGTGACTTTAGATTCTAG
- a CDS encoding [FeFe] hydrogenase, group A, producing the protein MSCKNTTYIQSLLGSVFSTFSEDELKEITGNEKRSIAICGKINNPGIIEVPVGATLRDILELCGGVVNNSSFKAAQIGIPFGGFLNEGSLDKEFNFGLFYENISRAIIILSEEDCIIQYGKFYIEYLLTKIKDGTYKNYEIVKKEITKMLKVLDRISKGVSDMRDIYILRSLAADVKDKMHQKHNLMEEIVENFYEEIEEHIEEKKCYTAQCNHLIKLTITKKCIGCGSCKRACPVDCIDGELKKQHNIDYNKCTHCGACISACPVDAITAGNNTIKFLRDLATPNKVVITQMAPAIRVAIGEAFGFEPGENVEKKIAAGLRKLGVDYVFDTTWGADLTIMEEAAELQERLEKYLAGDENVKLPILTSCCPSWIKFIENNYADMLEVPSSAKSPMQMFATIAKEIWAKEKGLQREEVTSVAIMPCVAKIYEASRVEFSVDMNYDVDYVITTRELIKIFEKSGIDLKEIEDEEIDSVMGEYTGAGIIFGRTGGVIEAATRTAIENMTGKRIDNIEFEGLRGWDGFRICELEVGEFKLRIGVAHGLKEAAKMLDKIRSGEEFFHAIEIMACVGGCVGGGGQPKIRKNKQQVLEKRAEGLNDIDRAKVLRRSNENPEVLALYKKYLDHPLSHKAHELLHTKYFPKVKKR; encoded by the coding sequence ATGTCATGCAAAAATACTACATATATACAAAGTTTATTGGGCTCAGTATTTTCAACTTTTAGCGAAGATGAATTAAAAGAAATAACAGGAAATGAAAAAAGAAGTATAGCCATTTGTGGAAAAATAAATAATCCTGGAATAATAGAAGTTCCAGTTGGGGCAACACTTAGAGATATATTAGAACTTTGCGGAGGTGTTGTAAATAACAGTAGTTTTAAAGCTGCTCAAATAGGAATTCCTTTTGGTGGATTTCTAAATGAAGGTAGTTTAGATAAAGAATTTAATTTTGGACTATTTTATGAAAATATTAGTAGAGCTATTATTATATTGTCAGAAGAAGATTGTATAATACAATACGGAAAATTCTACATAGAGTATTTATTAACCAAAATTAAAGATGGTACTTATAAAAATTATGAAATAGTTAAAAAAGAAATAACAAAAATGCTTAAGGTTTTAGATAGAATAAGTAAAGGTGTATCTGATATGCGAGACATCTATATTTTAAGAAGTCTTGCAGCTGATGTGAAAGATAAGATGCATCAAAAGCATAATTTAATGGAAGAAATAGTTGAAAACTTTTATGAAGAAATAGAAGAACATATAGAAGAAAAGAAGTGTTATACAGCCCAATGTAATCATCTTATAAAACTAACAATTACTAAGAAATGTATTGGATGTGGAAGTTGTAAAAGAGCATGTCCTGTTGATTGCATTGATGGGGAATTAAAAAAGCAACACAATATAGATTATAATAAATGTACACATTGTGGAGCTTGTATATCAGCTTGTCCTGTAGATGCAATAACAGCAGGAAATAATACAATTAAGTTTCTTAGAGATTTAGCTACACCTAATAAAGTGGTAATTACTCAAATGGCACCAGCTATAAGAGTTGCCATAGGGGAAGCTTTTGGATTTGAACCAGGAGAAAATGTAGAAAAGAAGATAGCAGCAGGACTTAGAAAGCTAGGAGTAGATTATGTTTTTGATACTACTTGGGGAGCAGATTTAACTATAATGGAAGAAGCGGCAGAACTTCAAGAAAGATTGGAAAAATACTTAGCAGGAGATGAAAATGTTAAGCTTCCAATTCTTACTTCATGTTGTCCTTCATGGATCAAGTTTATAGAAAATAATTATGCAGATATGTTAGAAGTTCCTTCTTCAGCAAAATCACCAATGCAAATGTTTGCCACAATAGCGAAAGAAATATGGGCAAAGGAAAAAGGTCTTCAAAGAGAAGAAGTAACTTCAGTTGCAATTATGCCATGTGTTGCTAAAATATATGAAGCATCAAGAGTAGAATTTTCAGTAGATATGAATTATGATGTTGACTATGTAATTACTACAAGGGAACTTATAAAAATATTTGAAAAATCAGGAATAGATTTAAAAGAGATTGAGGATGAAGAGATAGATTCTGTTATGGGAGAATATACTGGTGCCGGAATTATCTTCGGTAGAACTGGAGGAGTTATAGAGGCTGCTACTAGAACAGCAATTGAAAATATGACAGGAAAAAGAATTGATAATATAGAATTTGAAGGCCTTAGAGGATGGGATGGATTTAGAATTTGTGAACTTGAAGTTGGTGAGTTTAAGCTTAGAATAGGAGTTGCACATGGACTTAAAGAAGCTGCAAAGATGTTAGATAAAATAAGATCAGGTGAAGAATTCTTTCATGCAATTGAAATTATGGCTTGCGTAGGTGGATGCGTAGGTGGCGGTGGTCAACCTAAAATAAGGAAAAATAAACAACAAGTTTTAGAAAAAAGAGCAGAAGGATTAAATGATATAGATAGAGCTAAAGTACTTAGAAGGTCAAATGAAAATCCAGAAGTACTTGCTCTTTATAAAAAATATTTAGATCATCCATTAAGTCACAAGGCTCATGAATTACTTCATACGAAGTATTTTCCAAAAGTTAAGAAGAGATAA